The following are from one region of the Actinoplanes sp. L3-i22 genome:
- a CDS encoding VOC family protein, giving the protein MTATWKIELIPVPVTDVDRAKAFYERIGFSADIDSQVHEGLRFVQFTPPGSACSIALGVGITDKTPGTQEIQVVVPDAHDARKHLLAAGVEASEVDAQPWGNFVHFRDPDGNKWSLQAIASRPNG; this is encoded by the coding sequence ATGACAGCTACGTGGAAGATCGAGCTCATTCCGGTGCCGGTCACTGACGTGGACCGGGCGAAGGCGTTCTACGAGCGGATCGGGTTCAGCGCCGACATTGACAGTCAGGTGCATGAGGGGCTGCGGTTTGTGCAGTTCACCCCGCCGGGGTCGGCGTGTTCGATTGCGCTGGGGGTGGGCATCACCGACAAGACTCCCGGTACTCAGGAGATTCAGGTCGTGGTGCCGGATGCTCACGACGCGCGCAAGCATCTGCTGGCGGCTGGAGTGGAGGCCAGCGAGGTCGACGCTCAGCCGTGGGGAAATTTCGTGCACTTCCGGGATCCGGATGGCAACAAGTGGTCGCTGCAGGCCATCGCGTCACGACCGAACGGCTGA
- a CDS encoding DMT family transporter: protein MGPILCLLSAACFGAMAIFGKFAYDAGVTPAALLLVRFTLAALLLAAVLLVRPNLRRSGAPVSDVRPGRFRVPATALALGAIGYATQASLYFSALRRMDASLLSLILYTYPVTVTVAAVLLGRDRLTPARIAALLAASAGTLLVLLGAGGGNIHPIGALLGFGAALTYTVYILVADTVVHRMAPLVLSTLVMTGAAATLALRAALTGGVDLRFPPAAWLWLACIAVISTVAAMLAFFAGLKRTGPSTAAILSTFEPLVTTALAALTLHESLTPTQLLGGALVLTCVAVLQIKPTRQLRRYAAGTPVTAKPADALDPVRVTPQPADGRTAGSGIAPT, encoded by the coding sequence ATGGGCCCGATTCTGTGTCTGCTCTCCGCCGCCTGTTTCGGCGCCATGGCGATCTTCGGCAAATTCGCCTACGACGCCGGCGTCACGCCCGCCGCACTGTTGCTGGTGCGATTCACCCTGGCCGCGTTGCTGCTGGCAGCGGTCCTGCTGGTCCGCCCGAACCTGCGCCGCAGCGGTGCCCCGGTCAGCGACGTGCGGCCCGGCCGATTCCGGGTGCCGGCCACCGCCCTCGCACTGGGCGCGATCGGCTACGCCACCCAGGCGAGCCTGTATTTCTCGGCGCTGCGGAGGATGGACGCCTCACTGCTGTCCCTGATCCTCTACACCTATCCGGTAACGGTCACCGTCGCCGCCGTGCTGCTCGGCCGCGACCGGCTGACGCCGGCAAGAATCGCCGCGCTGCTGGCCGCATCCGCCGGAACCTTGCTGGTCCTGCTCGGCGCCGGCGGCGGAAATATCCACCCGATCGGCGCGCTGCTCGGATTCGGCGCCGCGCTCACCTACACCGTCTACATCCTGGTCGCCGACACCGTCGTGCACCGGATGGCCCCGCTGGTGCTGTCCACCCTGGTGATGACCGGCGCCGCCGCGACCCTGGCGCTGCGGGCGGCCCTCACCGGCGGCGTCGACCTGCGTTTCCCACCCGCGGCCTGGCTGTGGCTGGCCTGCATAGCAGTAATTTCCACCGTCGCCGCGATGTTGGCATTTTTCGCCGGCCTGAAACGGACCGGCCCGTCGACCGCCGCCATCCTGTCCACGTTCGAGCCGCTGGTCACCACCGCGCTGGCAGCCCTGACCCTGCACGAGTCCCTGACGCCGACCCAGTTGCTGGGCGGCGCCCTGGTGCTGACCTGCGTCGCCGTTCTCCAGATCAAACCCACAAGACAATTGCGACGGTACGCCGCCGGCACGCCCGTGACCGCGAAGCCCGCCGATGCTCTCGATCCGGTCCGGGTGACGCCGCAGCCCGCCGACGGCCGCACGGCAGGCTCGGGCATCGCGCCGACGTGA
- a CDS encoding bifunctional diguanylate cyclase/phosphodiesterase — MLSPEPSPAPHQWSTLQLTEFCAVLTGSAHEDDVLQLAVERACEALEAEIAAVVIDGRVRAHWGLAEAAAGSEALRTVGSARSLQLPELGTVHTFAARLGRGTRDFLVVGRLDLALAGPERQTVQAMAQLLSLVLRNLRALTAERGLREQEQVLLREKEREAAERLRLLEEVRNQQRLLEQLLTIQQAVSARHPLAEVLDAVTAGAAELLNHRPVLLVLADSSDGGSLSVVSGDDSAAAADPEAVLKVAGKSIASRSHVSADAVVQTRAGRIRLTAAPVSVGGEITGSLVAVLDEDTGAAGLAEQQDLLVAFAQQASLALTDARTVEAVTQAHHDPVTGLPNRTVFLERLREALAERRDDMVLFIDLDRFKAVNDSLGHRAGDALLAAVSRRISQRLRPVDLAARIGGDEFAVLLRDITMTGAVTVAESLIDALRQPFRIGSHDALIGASVGVADHASAGGSAEDLLSNADVAMYIAKKRGTSQVVVFEPQMLAETVARLDLVADLRRALHHGDLRLHYQPLIDLRTLQPVGVEALMRWTCPKRGAVPPVEFIAIAQESDLIVDMGLWALREGIRQLARWRRDFPELRLNLNIAPRQLLDRDFVSHVAETLLIEEVPATALTLELTETAMIRDPETSGHQMRRLKELGIRVAVDDFGTGYSSLAYLRNFPVDELKIDRSFIGSMNSSAEDLAVVRAVIDLAEALKLQIVAEGIEDAGQLATLRRLGCRFGQGFHLSRPLDPDAAWQHLAAARHGRLPETVPAAAGISHAEHPT, encoded by the coding sequence TTGCTCTCGCCTGAGCCGAGCCCGGCACCGCACCAGTGGTCGACGCTGCAGCTCACCGAGTTCTGCGCCGTTCTGACCGGCAGCGCGCACGAGGACGACGTGCTGCAACTGGCCGTCGAACGCGCGTGCGAGGCCCTGGAGGCGGAGATCGCCGCGGTGGTCATCGACGGCCGGGTGCGTGCCCATTGGGGCCTGGCCGAGGCCGCGGCCGGAAGCGAGGCGCTGCGCACGGTCGGTTCGGCTCGGTCGCTGCAGCTGCCGGAGCTGGGAACGGTGCACACGTTCGCGGCCCGGCTCGGCCGGGGCACCCGGGATTTCCTGGTCGTCGGCCGGCTCGACCTGGCCCTGGCCGGACCGGAACGCCAGACCGTGCAGGCCATGGCCCAGCTGCTGAGCCTGGTGTTGCGGAATCTGCGCGCGCTGACCGCCGAACGGGGGCTGCGCGAGCAGGAACAGGTTCTGCTGCGGGAGAAGGAACGCGAGGCCGCGGAGCGGCTGCGGCTGCTGGAGGAGGTACGCAACCAGCAGCGCCTGCTCGAGCAACTGCTGACCATCCAGCAGGCGGTGTCCGCCCGGCACCCGCTCGCCGAGGTTCTCGACGCGGTCACCGCCGGCGCGGCCGAACTGCTCAATCACCGTCCCGTCCTGCTGGTCCTCGCCGACTCCTCGGACGGCGGGTCGCTGAGCGTGGTCTCCGGCGACGACTCGGCCGCGGCGGCCGATCCCGAAGCTGTTCTGAAGGTCGCCGGCAAGTCGATAGCCAGCCGGTCGCACGTGTCCGCCGATGCGGTCGTGCAGACCCGGGCCGGACGAATCCGGCTGACCGCCGCGCCCGTGTCGGTCGGCGGCGAGATCACCGGAAGCCTGGTCGCCGTGCTCGACGAGGACACCGGCGCCGCTGGGCTGGCCGAGCAGCAGGACCTGTTGGTGGCGTTCGCCCAGCAGGCCAGTCTGGCGCTCACCGACGCCCGGACCGTCGAGGCGGTCACGCAGGCGCACCACGATCCGGTGACCGGCCTGCCGAACCGGACGGTGTTCCTGGAGCGGCTCCGCGAGGCCCTGGCCGAGCGCCGCGACGACATGGTGCTGTTCATCGACCTGGACCGGTTCAAAGCGGTGAACGACAGTCTCGGTCATCGCGCCGGCGACGCCCTGCTGGCCGCCGTGTCGCGCCGCATCAGCCAGCGGCTCAGGCCGGTGGACCTGGCCGCACGCATCGGCGGCGACGAGTTCGCCGTGCTGCTACGCGACATCACCATGACCGGCGCCGTCACGGTGGCCGAGAGTCTCATCGACGCGCTGCGCCAGCCGTTCCGCATCGGTTCCCACGACGCCCTGATCGGGGCCAGCGTGGGTGTGGCCGATCACGCGTCCGCCGGCGGCTCGGCCGAGGACCTGCTCAGCAACGCCGATGTGGCCATGTACATCGCCAAGAAACGCGGCACCTCGCAGGTGGTGGTCTTCGAACCACAGATGCTCGCGGAGACCGTCGCGCGACTCGACCTGGTCGCCGACCTGCGGCGCGCGCTGCACCACGGCGATCTGCGCCTGCACTACCAGCCGCTGATCGACCTCCGCACCCTGCAGCCGGTCGGCGTCGAGGCGCTCATGCGGTGGACCTGCCCGAAACGCGGAGCCGTGCCGCCGGTCGAGTTCATCGCCATCGCCCAGGAGAGTGACCTCATCGTCGACATGGGGCTCTGGGCCCTGCGCGAGGGCATCCGCCAGCTGGCCCGGTGGCGACGAGACTTCCCCGAACTCCGGCTCAACCTCAACATCGCGCCACGACAACTGCTCGACCGGGACTTCGTCTCCCACGTGGCCGAGACGCTGCTCATCGAGGAGGTCCCGGCCACCGCCCTGACCCTGGAGCTGACCGAGACCGCCATGATCAGAGACCCGGAGACCTCCGGGCACCAGATGCGCCGGCTCAAGGAGCTCGGGATCAGGGTCGCGGTGGACGATTTCGGAACGGGCTACTCATCGCTGGCCTACCTGCGTAACTTCCCGGTCGACGAACTCAAGATCGACCGGTCGTTCATCGGCTCCATGAACAGCAGCGCCGAGGATCTGGCCGTGGTGCGGGCGGTCATCGATCTCGCCGAGGCCCTGAAGCTGCAGATCGTCGCCGAAGGGATCGAGGACGCCGGGCAGCTGGCCACGCTACGCCGGCTCGGCTGCCGTTTCGGGCAGGGCTTTCACCTGAGCCGGCCGCTGGATCCCGATGCGGCCTGGCAGCACCTGGCCGCCGCCCGGCACGGCCGGCTCCCGGAGACCGTGCCGGCCGCCGCGGGCATCTCGCACGCCGAGCACCCGACCTGA
- a CDS encoding transcriptional regulator, whose protein sequence is MSEEFDETIHAPNRLRICAFLDATSSTEFGVLRDLLGVADSVLSKHLKVLQDAGHIEVSKPTGRGRVRTWVSLTPGGRAAYHRHVAALRALFDSPRPDPPRLD, encoded by the coding sequence ATGAGCGAGGAGTTCGACGAGACGATCCACGCGCCGAACCGGCTGCGGATCTGCGCGTTCCTCGACGCTACGAGCAGCACCGAGTTCGGCGTCCTGCGCGACCTGCTCGGGGTGGCCGACTCGGTGCTGAGCAAGCATCTGAAGGTGCTGCAGGACGCCGGCCACATCGAGGTGTCGAAGCCGACCGGGCGCGGCCGGGTGCGGACGTGGGTCAGCCTGACGCCCGGCGGCCGGGCGGCGTATCACCGGCATGTGGCGGCGCTGCGGGCGCTCTTCGACTCCCCGCGCCCCGACCCGCCCCGCCTCGACTGA
- a CDS encoding alpha/beta hydrolase has translation MHKIDVTFDSQGLQIAGNLYLPDGGGKFPAVVVGHPGSGVKEQAAGLYAGKLAEHGYAALAFDAAYQGESEGLPRGLEDPAHRIEDLKAAVSHLTTRAEVDADRIGALGICASGGYVLNATATDHRIKAVATVSGVDIARQFRFGADGDQDPAVFQGMLDAAAAARTAEARGAGPQSFPLFPPTPEQGRELGGEHGFEGVEYYCTPRGEHPRSTKAMPWQSIDHLALFDAWAAVPLLGDRPLLSIVGRRAVTAWMAIEAFQRATGPKRLVWIEGASHVDLYDKPEYVDPAVKEIAGFYATNLAG, from the coding sequence ATGCACAAAATCGACGTGACGTTCGACAGTCAGGGCCTGCAGATCGCCGGAAATCTTTACCTGCCCGACGGCGGCGGGAAGTTTCCTGCGGTCGTGGTCGGGCACCCCGGCAGCGGTGTGAAGGAGCAGGCTGCCGGTCTCTACGCCGGCAAGCTCGCCGAGCACGGCTACGCGGCGCTCGCCTTCGACGCCGCGTACCAGGGCGAGTCCGAGGGCCTGCCGCGCGGCCTGGAGGACCCGGCGCACCGCATCGAGGACCTCAAAGCGGCCGTGAGCCACCTGACCACCCGCGCCGAGGTCGACGCCGACCGGATCGGCGCGCTGGGCATCTGCGCCTCCGGCGGCTACGTCCTGAACGCGACCGCTACCGATCACCGCATCAAGGCGGTCGCCACGGTCAGCGGTGTCGACATCGCCCGCCAGTTCCGCTTCGGCGCCGATGGTGACCAGGACCCGGCCGTCTTCCAGGGCATGCTGGACGCGGCTGCGGCGGCCCGCACCGCCGAGGCCCGCGGCGCCGGTCCGCAGAGCTTCCCGCTGTTCCCGCCCACTCCCGAGCAGGGCCGTGAGCTGGGCGGCGAGCACGGCTTCGAAGGCGTCGAGTACTACTGCACGCCGCGCGGCGAACATCCCCGCTCGACCAAGGCGATGCCCTGGCAGAGCATCGACCACCTGGCCCTGTTCGACGCGTGGGCCGCGGTTCCGCTGCTCGGCGACCGCCCGCTGCTGTCCATCGTCGGCCGGCGCGCCGTCACCGCGTGGATGGCCATCGAGGCGTTCCAGCGGGCGACCGGCCCGAAGCGGCTGGTCTGGATCGAGGGCGCCAGCCACGTCGACCTGTACGACAAGCCGGAGTACGTCGACCCGGCCGTCAAGGAGATCGCCGGCTTCTACGCGACGAACCTGGCCGGCTGA
- a CDS encoding LysR family transcriptional regulator: MVALDLRRLGFLREFEERGTLGAVAAALGYSPSTISQQLALLEKDAGTRLFEKAGRGLRLNDAGRLLAQHARILLSAAEAAEADLAALSGDVRGTVRAGGLQSAARRLLVPAVARMMVEHPRVRVEIFELELEQSLPGLRLGAVDLVIGDEYDGHPRPRPDGLRYTIALEEAIKVILPAAHPLARDGRPVPITGLRSDIWTASAEGTGHHAMVVGTCRTFGGYEPDLRHRSNDADVQLELVRAGAAVALMPPLALPAEDQFIAVRDIAETNLKRRLVVVTRETPAAPALTALLSAVRRGAAEAR, from the coding sequence ATGGTCGCGTTGGATCTACGGCGGCTCGGCTTCCTGCGCGAGTTCGAGGAGCGCGGCACGCTCGGCGCGGTCGCCGCCGCCCTCGGCTACAGCCCGTCGACAATTTCCCAGCAACTCGCGCTGTTGGAGAAAGATGCCGGCACCCGGCTGTTCGAGAAGGCCGGGCGGGGTCTGCGGCTCAACGACGCCGGGCGGTTGCTCGCCCAGCACGCGCGGATCCTGCTGTCGGCGGCCGAAGCGGCCGAGGCGGATCTGGCCGCGCTCAGCGGAGACGTTCGCGGGACGGTGCGCGCCGGCGGGTTGCAGTCGGCGGCGCGACGGCTGCTGGTGCCGGCGGTGGCGCGGATGATGGTCGAGCATCCACGGGTGCGGGTGGAAATTTTCGAACTCGAACTCGAACAGTCACTGCCGGGGCTGCGGCTCGGGGCGGTCGATCTGGTGATCGGCGACGAGTACGACGGGCATCCGCGGCCCCGGCCCGACGGGCTGCGGTACACGATCGCCCTCGAGGAGGCGATCAAGGTGATCCTGCCCGCGGCGCATCCGCTCGCGCGGGACGGGCGTCCGGTTCCGATCACCGGTTTGCGCTCCGACATCTGGACCGCCTCGGCGGAAGGTACCGGGCATCACGCGATGGTGGTGGGAACTTGCCGCACGTTCGGCGGCTACGAGCCGGACCTGCGGCATCGCTCCAACGACGCGGATGTTCAGCTGGAGCTCGTCCGGGCCGGGGCGGCGGTGGCGCTGATGCCGCCGCTCGCGCTGCCTGCCGAGGATCAATTCATTGCGGTACGGGACATCGCGGAGACCAACCTCAAGCGGCGTCTGGTCGTGGTGACCCGGGAGACGCCGGCCGCGCCCGCGTTGACCGCCCTGCTCAGCGCGGTGCGGCGGGGTGCGGCGGAAGCGCGGTGA